Within the Thunnus thynnus chromosome 23, fThuThy2.1, whole genome shotgun sequence genome, the region GGGACCCTCTCCTCTGGAGACATGGTCAGGTCACTGCCCCCGCTGCAATCTGCTGACAGAACTGCAAGAAAGGAATTAACACAGATTACAGACATGAATATGTCCTGCCAGGCTGAAGCGATTGATTCACTTATTCTTATTAAGTCACATGCCATGTACACTGAAACAAGCttgtttgctgtaatcattccacTTGTTCataatagggatgtgcagagggcccagtatttgtatttgtcgcagcaaaattatttatatttgtattttttattcgaataaaagtggaaataggcgtagaaatccagtttttgtttttattacacttttaattttaggatattaaagtgttaaaataagtgtttatgaataaactaccttacaaaggaggtccccacaccaggtctcaaactcGAGTCctccagatcatagacgactgcactgactactgagctaaactGAGTGCATTGCCaatgtgcagacagacctctacctatttatacaaccataacacagacagcacagtatgtaatgtgtagagaagaacttcaaaggcgattcttgctttgcacttttcatttactgcctattttttacaacctaactttgtggaaaggagaaggggaacaccAGGTTACAGAGAGTCTCTTGTAAGTActtcacttgtgtcagtagctcagctttatctctggggaacatgatgtccaaataagagacctgctgatagacgtaacagcggagcagaggagagagactgagatagtttTGTAACCAAACTGTgctctggtatttgacatggtttttgtttttcttcccaaaaacaaatcattttctgaaatatttctacaataaatgtttgttaaaaacccactatttgtgctttactGAATAATGTACTTGGATTCGGGCACCCCCCAAGTCCACAATGGccgatcccttcataatgtgctTCAAATAGAGGAGATGGGGGACTGGAGGCTGTAGCAGTCGAGTTAGACAAATATAGATCTTCCACAGTCAGTCCTTCCAGTACagaattccctctttgtgcttCCTTGGACAGTATCTCTGTGCTGAGCTGCGGTAGAGGTATATTACCATATAAAGGGAATTTcacactaaaaagacagtaaaattGGAAGATACCTACTTCCTTTGTTTAACTCAAATGGCTGAGGCctcatattttacagttttacagtctGTAATTGCCTAATAACGACAACTTTTCTTTAGTGGGAGTTTACTTGAAATTGTCTTTAGTGTAATATTGCACAATAAAtttaagaataaaacatgattttttatCAAGATGTAGTTCTAATAAAACTGATAGATTTTACTAGAATGGACTCATGTCATTGTTATGTTGTCTGTAAAAATGACTTCCAAGTTACAaacatgtctttaaaatgtgaacTCTTACTGCATAGATATACTCACTGAGTAAAAATCTTCTATTATCTTAAACACATCTACTCCTCTCATTATTAATCTACTATGACAGGACACTTCCGAAAGGATTAGTAAGATCAAGGAGGCCACTTAAAATGATAAGGTTTGATTTTAACAAAGCCAAATTTGTGCATTGTCTTCTTTAGTTGCACTGACAAAAAATTCAAGGAACtaaatgcaaaataatgatttatataaattaaaagACACTTGaagttatatattataaaatataatatctcTCTATTCccttacatttttttctcacaatcTGACAACTCACAATACAATCTAGCTAACATTACTTAAATGTTATGGTTAGTAATTATATTCTCTCTGGGGAGCAATGAAAAGGAAACATACTTCCCATTGGTATATTCTCAGTGGTATataagcagagagagagagagagggtttgGTGGGTGAGGGAACAGGGGAGTTTCGTGGTGACAGGGGAATCACAATCACGACAAACATCAAACAGCCTTCCACATAAAAAGCCTGTGCCAAATGTCAAACCGACGCACAGCACAGCAGAGGTCGAAGGTAAGACAGAGTGTTGAGTTCCAGTTGATCACAAAGACACATTGTTTTCTTATGGGCCAATGAGGATTTACAACCAAAACAACCGTTTTTACTAGTGGGATGCCTGCATTTGCCATACTCAAAGGACAAGGATAACATTGATCTTTATGTTATTCTCAATAAATCTcttgaaaagaccaaaaccagcaataAATTTATAGtactaacaagtattatctGTGAAGCCACAGCCTGATATAACTGTTGCCTCTGTGCCAAACAACTCCATTTCtgcccaaaaactattaaaagctTATAAACACTGTTGCATTTAGATGACCTACTGTATTCCATCATGACAATCAGGGAGGCCAGTGTAATATATTCTTCTCAGCATGTAAAAGTGgagctgtgtgtgctgtatgctCCAGAGCCTGAAAATGCTGTGGCAGTTTCACAACCGCCATGTCCATTGTAATGATGGAATATGTCATGAATtgcatcagtgtgtttttttttttttatatgtttttaatagtttttggaagACATAGAGGCATAAACTATATTAGGCTTTGGCTACAAAGGCAATAATGGTTAGTAGGATAAATTCATTATTGGTTTTAGTCATGTCATTTGATTTGTTGtcaataataaaaagataaaataataccagtgttttctttttaagggGTCTGACAAACTCCCTACGCCTGTCAAACCTGCCGTTCTCACATGgcacatatgcagtttacagtgatagCAATGGCAGATTAACCACTTGATATTCTCAATATTTGAAATGataatattatatatcataCTTGAAGGAATGGGCCATGATGacagacacaaatagacaaaaGCAAACGTCTCGTCTCTAGCAGGCGTTTTGGTGAAATGACACTATTCACTAGCAAATTTTATCAGTAGAAAGCTAGCTCATTAAGCTAGCTgcatgagttggttgaaaacgCTGTCCTGACTTTTCAATGCTTCCAGCAGATTTATTTCAAAACAAGTCAGCTTGAAGTATTAAAAAGTGTCTTGTAAAAGGGATGTTAGAGATGCACTTGATGACTATAACAGTGTGCTAAGAGTCTGAATGCTAATTAGCTGCATGTCCCTCTCCAGCTAATGATGCATGTGGAGGACATGTAACATTGTAGCATTGTTATAAGGGCTGCTAACATTACAGAACTGCTAACATTACCCTAAACTTTGATAGATTCCAGGACTGGCTTCCACACTGTGgagaaataataattaatgatatGCTCCTTGGCCTCGGAAGTAATGCTCAGCTACTTTTTCCTGGTAGAAAGCTAGTAGCTAGACATAGCAGCCTACGTTGAAGCAGATAAGCACacagaaaagcttaaaaaagGGTATTGCTTGAGTCCTGCTCTTACAACAGCTCCGTGTGCCtcaacatgtggagaaatcctACACTTGACAGGCCTGCTGTGCctagttactgttgctaagcTCTGCCTTTCAAATTGCTGTTCAGGGAGTGTTAATGAACAGTCAGTTACTTATAATAGTAACATAATACCATCAAGTaagaaaatgttcagtttaataCAGAAATAATCATGCAGAAATGTTCATGCTACAGTGAATTTCTATTAATGATAGTAAATATCCAAAAAGTTACTTTCTTTAGATTACTATAAaggtttttaaatgaaatttttTCGATTAATTAATCCCTGAGTAAATCCATATATACTGGAAGTTGACAAGTCCTCCTCAAATGTGACCaaaatgaatatacagtatatgtaaaaGAAACCTTTCacattgtaacaaaaagagggaggCAATCTAAAGGACATTGAAAAGGAAAGTAACCTTGCTGGCTCTATATTTTAAATGACATCTGAGGAAATCACACAGGCAACTAAACCAGATTGATTCTGTTTGTGCATGCAGTTGAGGAATTAATTTTTCTATGCTTATTAAATATAAGGTTCCGAGACCTATTCAAATTGACTGTGAGAAGCTTGGAGTGTGCACCTACCCTCAGGATTGTCTGCACTAGAATTCAAAGAAAATCAGTATACAGAGGTCGACACTAATTTCCATCAAAGATGTATCAGTGTAAATTATTGACATGAGCCTAAAGGGAAAAACAGCCACCTACGGTCTAAGCCACAATTGAACAATCTCTACTGGAAGAAACACTTCGACACAAGGACTCTGGATTCTTATCAGCATGAGCTATTCCAATGCTTCTCCTTCTCTCAATACCTTTTGCATTGCCTCCCTTATCACTGTGGCAACCGGAGATGAGGGCTGCAGGGCAAAAGAGCTCAGTCTTTTGTGAGGGAACTGCTGTGGCGTTTGTAAGTCTCGAGGGGGAGAAACCACTCCAAGTCTCAGGGGAAAATCTGTCAAATGGTCACTGCTTTCTACCTGAGATGAGGTCCCTTATGTATTCTCCTCACTATCACTACATGAATAATACTCTTGCTGAACTTAACTACTGAGGTGTGGTTGGTCATAATTTTCTCTCTCATATGGACTTGGTCTGGCCATATGGTCTTACCTGAGCGGTTGCGTTCTAGTACCCTGCTCCCTTTGACGTGGCACAGGTCACCTTGAGTGCTGTTGCAGGTAGTGTTGAGATCGGCTTTGCAGTAGGTGGGAGACCCTCCCTGCACCACCTGAGGGatgtgtttcttcctcttcttgggCAGCTTCTGCTTGGCCATGGCCAGGGAGTAGTACATCCCAAAGTTATTGACGATAACAGGCACAGGCATGGCTATTGTCAGCACGCCAGCTAAGGCGCATAATGCCCCCACCACCATGCCTGACCATGTCTCTGGATACATATCGCCATAGCCCAATGTAGTCATGGTTACCACAGCCCACCAGAAGCCGATGGGGATGTTCTTGAACTTGGTGTGGAGGCTAGCAGTGGGGTCATTGGGCTTAGCGCCGATGCGTTCAGCATAATAGATCATAGTGGCAAAAATTAACACTCCCAATGCCAGGAAGATGATGAGCAGCAGGAATTCATTGGTGCTGGCCCGTAGAGTGTGGCCCAACACCCTAAGCCCCACGAAATGACGTGTTAGCTTGAAGATACGCAGGATACGAACAAAGCGCACCACCCTGAGGAACCCCAACACATCCTTGGCAGCCTTTGAAGAAAGGCCACTCAGCCCTACCTCCAAGTAGAAAGGTAGGATAGCCACAAAGTCGATGATGTTGAGTACGCTCTTAACAAACTCCAACTTGACCGGGCAGAAGGTCACACGCACCAGGAACTCAATGGTGAACCAGAAGACACAAACGCCCTCGACGTACGTGAGCGCGGGGTCAGTTTCAATCTCGTACTGTGGGCCCGAGTCTGGCAGGCTGCTGTTCCGCATCAGCTCTGTCTTGTTAATGATGGTGTTGAAAGCCTCATGAGTCTCCAAGCAGAAGGTGGTGATGGAGACCAGGATGAAGAACAAAGATGCAAAGGCAATAAACTacaggagagggaaagagaaaagagaataaCATAAGTTACTACAAACGTGGTATTTCAGGTAATTTGAACCATGACATCCTATGCACTATACTTGATTAGTGTGCATACAACACCAAGATCAATCATTTGATTTACTCTTGAGAAAAAGGGTGAACTCAGACAAGTTTAATTAACATCAATTTGAATGGACTCCAGAGAGAGGAGCAATCAATTAGCAAgagcaacaaataaaacacacactttgGCATGCTCCTTGTGGAAATGTAGCATGGGAATGCAGATGTAGTCAGATCTAATTTACTGCTGTTGGTATGTTGGGCAGTTGGCAGTAAAGCAAGCAGGGAATTGGTTAAACCAACCACGCAACCTTAGAATCATTAGGGAATTGGGAAAGGTATTTTTTTATgcattgcttttattttgtccatttGTAAATCTCTTATTGAATTTTAGCATATGaagtcatgtttgtttttgttttaccacATCTTCATGTACTTACAATGTATAATGTTGGGGTGTTGTTCTATTTACCTGGTTTTCAGAGTTTTTCAATTGTCCATTAAAGTAGGAGGGGAAGAATTGTAAACATGACAGAATGCATCCATGTAGAATCTGTGGTTCCgaaacttttttgtttgttgcccCTTAAGTTAAAGCAATGTCGACTTGTGATACTTTGTCACAGGCTGCATATGTGTACTAGTTGTGACCAAGTCAACTAAGAATTACTCTTTCCCTTGCTTCTATTCAGAGGCTTGAAGAAGTAAAAttaagagaaagacaaagattAGACAGTCTGAAAAAAACTTAACTTTCTGCaatagaaatatgtttttccttctttcttatCATCTTGTGAaaccctcagatttatcttgtttCAGGTAATTCAGGAACTACTTGTTAGGtatgacaaaataatttcaattcAAGGTACACTTTCAATCATTTGAAGAATCTCAAACATGGATGGAGTTTGTTCAGCATAGAATTTGCTTAGTTGTAAGAACATGTGACCTAAGTATGGAACCGGGGTCACGTGATAACAAGTGGTCATATATGTGGGATATCCCTTGTCTCTGTTGAAGGATGGTCTTTGGCGTCGAATGCAGATGGCTTCCTGgatccatgacaactgagcaaactccatctgttAAAGAAGCCCTGAAAAAAACTAGTAAGTggccttgagttgagattattttgtcaatttaCTATTtctaaggtcaagaatgaactttcatgctcTATTAGGTATTCACTAATTAATAGCTCCTTACTCAAATTTACTCTAATTTTAAGTGACAGTTGAAAGGTATATATTGTTTCACAATTTAACGTAATGCTTTACAATTGACCTCAATCAATCAATGGAGTCTGCCATGGTTGGTGTGAAACTGGTAGCCCAACTGAGCCTAATAAACCTTCTGAATGAACACGCTGGTGTACTTCTGCTGGAAACAGATAGTTCTTGCCATTACAAGCAACATTGTGTCATCTCCAACACTGTCTGTGATCACTTATTTTGCATCCCAATATAGAACACAACACAGATGTTAAATTGGATACAAATGAAAACCATCTTTTCTCACTCGTCCCCCTTGCGTCTGGGTAGCAGTGTCTAAAGGCAAAGTCAGGCAGCATTAGCAACAGCTAAATAGTCCTCTTGGGTGCTATTTGGTATCCGCTTCATTCATATTTACTGCCAACATGAAGAAATGCATAGAAATAACTGTTTTATTGCGATGCTCTATTCTCACCCGCTTTGGGCAAGCCAATAGAGGGAGAAACAAAGTGATGTCATGGAATATTCGATTTGTTAGCATTGCAGgaatataaaaatgttactGGCAATGAGGACAAGCAATCTTAGTGCATGGCAATAACTGACAATGCAGCAGTAGGTTCAGAGTACATCAATATGAATCAATACCTCCTGTACATTTTATCAATATAAAGTTTCTGTCAGAAAAATCCCAATCATACTTGAGTTAATGGAAAATAATTTAAGTAACTTCTTTTGCCATTTTGCCATCTTTGGTTTGGCAAAATTATAGCATGTTGATACACTGCAGCTGAATCTGTAAGGCAACATTATTAAATGATGAGTCATATAcagattttatttagtttttctctcaacagatcatgttttgttttggtgttcTTTTGCAAAGTGTTTAATGAACCACCTGTCAGATGCAGAGCTCACATCCAGCGATTCCACTGGCCTGGAAGAAGCTCTGGCTGAATGTGCAAACATCCACGTCTCTTTCCGAGAGCTAGACGGAGCAGATTTCCACACATGCAGCCTACTATGCTCCTTTCTCCACCTTCCTCCCACTATCCATACACTTGTGCGCTCTGCCTACTAAGCTCTAAAGAAGTCGTTTCACACCCTGCCTTGTTTTTGGATTGcatgactcac harbors:
- the kcnc2 gene encoding potassium voltage-gated channel subfamily C member 2 isoform X1; the encoded protein is MGKFDDNERIILNVGGTRHETYKTTLKTLPGTRLALLASDSDIDSVLDQLQQVPGFIEYNARTNEYFFDRHPGVFAYVLNYYRTGKLHCPADVCGPLFEEELSFWGIDETDVEPCCWMTYRQHRDAEEALDVFELNVDNGEEDDEIAKRLGIEDVAADGNVSLWRKWQPVIWNLFEDPYSSRAARFIAFASLFFILVSITTFCLETHEAFNTIINKTELMRNSSLPDSGPQYEIETDPALTYVEGVCVFWFTIEFLVRVTFCPVKLEFVKSVLNIIDFVAILPFYLEVGLSGLSSKAAKDVLGFLRVVRFVRILRIFKLTRHFVGLRVLGHTLRASTNEFLLLIIFLALGVLIFATMIYYAERIGAKPNDPTASLHTKFKNIPIGFWWAVVTMTTLGYGDMYPETWSGMVVGALCALAGVLTIAMPVPVIVNNFGMYYSLAMAKQKLPKKRKKHIPQVVQGGSPTYCKADLNTTCNSTQGDLCHVKGSRVLERNRSVLSADCSGGSDLTMSPEERVPMRRSSTREQDRRSGGTCFLLAASDYTCPADGGIRKTAVVSLVVYSQITAKRLSLLVSHKQRAAFYLNGLGKGTAMAERQFISYLNDSGMRLSSV
- the kcnc2 gene encoding potassium voltage-gated channel subfamily C member 2 isoform X4, which produces MGKFDDNERIILNVGGTRHETYKTTLKTLPGTRLALLASDSDIDSVLDQLQQVPGFIEYNARTNEYFFDRHPGVFAYVLNYYRTGKLHCPADVCGPLFEEELSFWGIDETDVEPCCWMTYRQHRDAEEALDVFELNVDNGEEDDEIAKRLGIEDVAADGNVSLWRKWQPVIWNLFEDPYSSRAARFIAFASLFFILVSITTFCLETHEAFNTIINKTELMRNSSLPDSGPQYEIETDPALTYVEGVCVFWFTIEFLVRVTFCPVKLEFVKSVLNIIDFVAILPFYLEVGLSGLSSKAAKDVLGFLRVVRFVRILRIFKLTRHFVGLRVLGHTLRASTNEFLLLIIFLALGVLIFATMIYYAERIGAKPNDPTASLHTKFKNIPIGFWWAVVTMTTLGYGDMYPETWSGMVVGALCALAGVLTIAMPVPVIVNNFGMYYSLAMAKQKLPKKRKKHIPQVVQGGSPTYCKADLNTTCNSTQGDLCHVKGSRVLERNRSVLSADCSGGSDLTMSPEERVPMRRSSTREQDRRSGGTCFLLAASDYTCPADGGIRKTDNCKEVVFTGFTQAESSILS
- the kcnc2 gene encoding potassium voltage-gated channel subfamily C member 2 isoform X5; protein product: MGKFDDNERIILNVGGTRHETYKTTLKTLPGTRLALLASDSDIDSVLDQLQQVPGFIEYNARTNEYFFDRHPGVFAYVLNYYRTGKLHCPADVCGPLFEEELSFWGIDETDVEPCCWMTYRQHRDAEEALDVFELNVDNGEEDDEIAKRLGIEDVAADGNVSLWRKWQPVIWNLFEDPYSSRAARFIAFASLFFILVSITTFCLETHEAFNTIINKTELMRNSSLPDSGPQYEIETDPALTYVEGVCVFWFTIEFLVRVTFCPVKLEFVKSVLNIIDFVAILPFYLEVGLSGLSSKAAKDVLGFLRVVRFVRILRIFKLTRHFVGLRVLGHTLRASTNEFLLLIIFLALGVLIFATMIYYAERIGAKPNDPTASLHTKFKNIPIGFWWAVVTMTTLGYGDMYPETWSGMVVGALCALAGVLTIAMPVPVIVNNFGMYYSLAMAKQKLPKKRKKHIPQVVQGGSPTYCKADLNTTCNSTQGDLCHVKGSRVLERNRSVLSADCSGGSDLTMSPEERVPMRRSSTREQDRRSGGTCFLLAASDYTCPADGGIRKTGSLPMFSSQINCPVYHLL
- the kcnc2 gene encoding potassium voltage-gated channel subfamily C member 2 isoform X3, producing the protein MGKFDDNERIILNVGGTRHETYKTTLKTLPGTRLALLASDSDIDSVLDQLQQVPGFIEYNARTNEYFFDRHPGVFAYVLNYYRTGKLHCPADVCGPLFEEELSFWGIDETDVEPCCWMTYRQHRDAEEALDVFELNVDNGEEDDEIAKRLGIEDVAADGNVSLWRKWQPVIWNLFEDPYSSRAARFIAFASLFFILVSITTFCLETHEAFNTIINKTELMRNSSLPDSGPQYEIETDPALTYVEGVCVFWFTIEFLVRVTFCPVKLEFVKSVLNIIDFVAILPFYLEVGLSGLSSKAAKDVLGFLRVVRFVRILRIFKLTRHFVGLRVLGHTLRASTNEFLLLIIFLALGVLIFATMIYYAERIGAKPNDPTASLHTKFKNIPIGFWWAVVTMTTLGYGDMYPETWSGMVVGALCALAGVLTIAMPVPVIVNNFGMYYSLAMAKQKLPKKRKKHIPQVVQGGSPTYCKADLNTTCNSTQGDLCHVKGSRVLERNRSVLSADCSGGSDLTMSPEERVPMRRSSTREQDRRSGGTCFLLAASDYTCPADGGIRKTGYEKSRSLNNIAGMTGMAGNALRLSPVTSPYGSPCPLRRSRSPIPSIL
- the kcnc2 gene encoding potassium voltage-gated channel subfamily C member 2 isoform X2, coding for MGKFDDNERIILNVGGTRHETYKTTLKTLPGTRLALLASDSDIDSVLDQLQQVPGFIEYNARTNEYFFDRHPGVFAYVLNYYRTGKLHCPADVCGPLFEEELSFWGIDETDVEPCCWMTYRQHRDAEEALDVFELNVDNGEEDDEIAKRLGIEDVAADGNVSLWRKWQPVIWNLFEDPYSSRAARFIAFASLFFILVSITTFCLETHEAFNTIINKTELMRNSSLPDSGPQYEIETDPALTYVEGVCVFWFTIEFLVRVTFCPVKLEFVKSVLNIIDFVAILPFYLEVGLSGLSSKAAKDVLGFLRVVRFVRILRIFKLTRHFVGLRVLGHTLRASTNEFLLLIIFLALGVLIFATMIYYAERIGAKPNDPTASLHTKFKNIPIGFWWAVVTMTTLGYGDMYPETWSGMVVGALCALAGVLTIAMPVPVIVNNFGMYYSLAMAKQKLPKKRKKHIPQVVQGGSPTYCKADLNTTCNSTQGDLCHVKGSRVLERNRSVLSADCSGGSDLTMSPEERVPMRRSSTREQDRRSGGTCFLLAASDYTCPADGGIRKTAVVSLVVYSQITAKRLSLLVSHKQRAAFYLNGLGKGTAMAESGMRLSSV